The following are encoded together in the Acidovorax sp. KKS102 genome:
- a CDS encoding FAD-dependent oxidoreductase → MNPRDIPPEAFHASGAEVQALDFGYVRSPDQDRTTPAQHPVVVIGAGPVGLSLAIDLAQRGQRVVVLDNDHKLSIGSRAICFAKRTLEIWDRLGVGQRMVDKGVSWNLGKVFLKDEQLYEFNLLPEEGHERPAFINLQQYYAEAYLVERALQLPGIDIRWHNKVTAVQSRADGALLSIDTPEGAYQMDAQWLVACDGARSPTRQMLRLESKGRIFQDRFLIADVKLADEANFPTERWFWFDPPFHPNQSVLLHRQPDNVWRIDFQLGWDADPEEEKKPENIIPRVQALLGADAQFELDWASVYTFACLRMDQFVHGRVIFAGDSAHGVSPFGARGANSGVQDAENLAWKLDWVLQGRASPALVATYGPEREYAADENLCNSTRATDFITPKSEVSRLFRDAVLHLAREHAFARRIVNSGRLSVPATLHASPLNTPDTDAFVGTQVPGAVLLDAPLTKQGQPTWLLRELGPDFTLLVFGPAPVWARDLPGVKVLQIGIDVIDHQALAAQRLDALPRTVYLVRPDQHVCARWRTPTEAAVRDALARATAAAV, encoded by the coding sequence ATGAACCCCAGAGACATTCCCCCAGAGGCCTTCCACGCCAGCGGCGCCGAGGTGCAGGCTCTCGATTTTGGATATGTGCGCTCGCCTGACCAGGACCGCACGACGCCTGCGCAGCACCCCGTCGTGGTCATCGGCGCAGGTCCCGTGGGCCTGTCGCTCGCCATCGACCTGGCCCAGCGCGGGCAACGTGTGGTGGTGCTGGACAACGACCACAAGCTCTCCATCGGCTCGCGCGCCATCTGCTTTGCCAAGCGCACGCTGGAGATCTGGGACCGCCTGGGTGTGGGCCAGCGCATGGTGGACAAGGGCGTGTCGTGGAACCTGGGCAAGGTGTTCCTCAAAGACGAGCAGCTCTATGAATTCAACCTGCTGCCCGAAGAAGGCCACGAGCGCCCCGCCTTCATCAACCTGCAGCAGTACTACGCCGAGGCCTACCTGGTGGAGCGTGCGCTGCAGTTGCCGGGCATCGACATCCGCTGGCACAACAAGGTCACTGCGGTGCAAAGCCGCGCGGACGGCGCGCTGCTTAGCATCGACACGCCCGAGGGCGCCTACCAGATGGATGCGCAATGGCTGGTGGCCTGCGACGGCGCGCGCTCGCCCACGCGGCAGATGCTGAGGCTGGAGAGCAAGGGGCGCATTTTTCAGGACCGCTTCTTGATCGCCGATGTGAAGCTGGCGGATGAGGCGAACTTTCCCACCGAGCGCTGGTTCTGGTTCGACCCGCCCTTTCACCCCAACCAGAGCGTGCTGCTGCACCGCCAGCCCGACAACGTGTGGCGCATCGACTTCCAGCTGGGCTGGGACGCGGACCCCGAGGAAGAAAAGAAGCCCGAGAACATCATCCCTCGCGTGCAGGCGCTGCTGGGTGCCGATGCGCAGTTCGAGCTGGACTGGGCCAGCGTCTATACCTTTGCCTGCCTGCGCATGGACCAGTTCGTGCACGGCCGGGTCATCTTTGCGGGCGACAGTGCGCATGGAGTCTCGCCGTTTGGTGCGCGTGGAGCCAACAGCGGCGTGCAGGATGCCGAGAACCTGGCCTGGAAGCTGGACTGGGTGCTCCAGGGCCGCGCCAGCCCCGCGCTGGTGGCCACCTATGGGCCAGAGCGCGAATACGCGGCCGACGAGAACCTGTGCAATTCCACCCGCGCCACTGACTTCATAACACCCAAAAGCGAGGTAAGCCGCCTGTTCCGCGATGCGGTGCTCCACCTGGCGCGCGAGCACGCGTTTGCACGCCGCATCGTGAACAGCGGCCGCCTGTCGGTGCCCGCCACGCTGCATGCATCGCCGCTGAACACGCCCGACACCGATGCGTTTGTGGGCACGCAGGTGCCCGGCGCCGTGCTGCTGGATGCACCGTTGACGAAGCAGGGCCAGCCCACCTGGCTGCTGCGCGAACTGGGGCCGGACTTCACGCTGCTGGTGTTTGGTCCGGCCCCTGTGTGGGCGCGTGACCTGCCCGGTGTGAAGGTGCTGCAGATCGGCATCGACGTGATCGACCACCAGGCGCTGGCCGCCCAGCGGCTGGACGCGCTGCCGCGCACCGTGTACCTGGTGCGGCCCGACCAGCATGTGTGTGCGCGCTGGCGTACGCCCACCGAAGCCGCCGTACGTGATGCTCTGGCGCGTGCCACAGCCGCAGCCGTCTGA
- a CDS encoding DUF2783 domain-containing protein, whose protein sequence is MLNTQPNLQACDDFYEALIAAHQGLSTPESHAMNARLVLLLANHIGDQATLQHALQLARGSAVPTADRRTTPAITPVVPTHAVAA, encoded by the coding sequence ATGCTGAACACCCAACCGAACCTGCAGGCCTGCGACGACTTTTATGAAGCGCTGATTGCGGCGCACCAGGGCCTGTCCACGCCCGAAAGCCACGCCATGAACGCTCGCCTGGTGCTGCTGCTGGCCAACCACATCGGCGACCAGGCCACGCTGCAGCACGCGCTGCAACTGGCGCGCGGCAGCGCCGTGCCCACGGCCGACCGGCGCACCACCCCGGCCATCACGCCAGTGGTGCCCACTCACGCGGTGGCAGCCTAG
- a CDS encoding tripartite tricarboxylate transporter substrate binding protein: MQRKHFLATLAGLALATTLPLAHAQDSKPLEWVVGYAAGGGSDIVARTIAESMSATLGRTIIINNKPGAGTNIAAEYAARNKDYGNLMFSADFATLAANPFLFSKLSYNAEKDFQPVGLLVRFPMFLVVSNSVPAKNLKEFMAWAKGMPDGVNWASAGPGSPHHLVGELFREQSGLRLTHVPYRGAAPAIQDVIGGQVPAMWIDSATVYPFLAGNKVRAIGVASPLRVTTMPDVPTISEQGLQGFEGFAWQGLVVPTGAPADVVASFSKALQTALADTRTKARLQALGVEPMPGTAAQMGSFARTEREKWGRVITKVGVKLD, from the coding sequence ATGCAGCGCAAACATTTCCTCGCCACCCTCGCGGGCCTGGCCCTGGCCACCACCCTGCCCCTGGCCCACGCCCAGGATTCCAAGCCCCTTGAATGGGTCGTGGGCTACGCCGCTGGCGGCGGCTCGGACATCGTGGCGCGCACCATTGCCGAATCCATGTCGGCCACGCTAGGCCGCACCATCATCATCAACAACAAGCCCGGCGCGGGCACCAACATCGCCGCAGAGTACGCAGCGCGCAACAAGGACTACGGCAACCTGATGTTCTCGGCCGACTTCGCCACGCTGGCGGCCAACCCGTTCCTGTTCAGCAAGCTGAGCTACAACGCCGAAAAGGACTTCCAGCCCGTGGGCCTGCTGGTGCGCTTTCCGATGTTCCTGGTGGTGTCCAACAGCGTGCCGGCCAAGAACCTCAAGGAGTTCATGGCCTGGGCCAAGGGCATGCCCGATGGGGTGAACTGGGCGTCCGCCGGCCCCGGCAGCCCGCACCACCTGGTGGGCGAGCTGTTCCGCGAGCAGAGCGGACTCAGGCTCACGCACGTGCCGTATCGCGGTGCGGCCCCGGCCATCCAGGACGTGATCGGCGGCCAGGTGCCTGCGATGTGGATCGACAGCGCCACGGTGTACCCGTTCCTCGCGGGCAACAAGGTGCGCGCCATTGGCGTGGCCAGCCCGCTGCGCGTGACCACCATGCCCGATGTGCCCACGATTTCCGAGCAGGGCCTGCAAGGGTTTGAAGGCTTTGCGTGGCAAGGCCTGGTGGTGCCCACCGGCGCACCGGCCGATGTGGTGGCCAGCTTCAGCAAGGCACTGCAGACGGCCCTGGCCGACACGCGCACCAAGGCGCGCCTGCAGGCCCTGGGGGTGGAGCCCATGCCCGGCACCGCTGCCCAGATGGGCAGCTTTGCGCGCACCGAACGGGAGAAGTGGGGGCGCGTCATCACCAAGGTGGGCGTAAAACTCGACTGA
- a CDS encoding DUF2062 domain-containing protein, which yields MMQPLCRLRRWLRALEPRARQLLDRSWLAQFQPWLEQRALFRFQRQPLARGVAAGMFCGLIPGPLQIPGTLLVCAWLRGNVVAGGVATFYTNPLTTVPLYVMAFYLGALVMPGAQTLPAWSSVAPGGEFTVQALGTWMQALGTPLLIGLPTLGLLLAVLGYVTVQLLWLAPALHRKRRLARSR from the coding sequence ATGATGCAGCCGCTGTGTCGCCTGCGCCGCTGGCTGCGGGCCCTGGAGCCCCGGGCCCGGCAGCTGCTGGACCGCAGCTGGCTGGCGCAGTTCCAGCCCTGGCTGGAGCAGCGCGCGCTGTTCCGCTTTCAGCGCCAGCCGCTGGCGCGCGGGGTGGCGGCGGGCATGTTTTGCGGCCTGATCCCCGGGCCGCTGCAGATCCCGGGCACGCTGCTGGTGTGCGCCTGGCTGCGCGGCAACGTGGTGGCCGGGGGCGTGGCCACCTTCTATACCAACCCGCTCACCACCGTGCCGCTGTATGTGATGGCCTTCTACCTCGGAGCGCTGGTGATGCCCGGCGCGCAGACGCTGCCCGCCTGGAGCAGCGTGGCGCCGGGCGGAGAGTTCACGGTGCAAGCCCTGGGCACCTGGATGCAGGCACTGGGCACGCCGCTTTTGATCGGCCTGCCCACGCTGGGCCTGCTACTCGCGGTGTTGGGCTATGTGACGGTACAGTTGCTGTGGCTCGCGCCTGCCTTGCACCGCAAGCGAAGGCTGGCGCGCAGCCGCTGA
- a CDS encoding TerC family protein — translation METIGTWWMWAGFAVFVVIAIGVDLLVMERQGAHKVTMGEAARWSLLWFSLAFVFVAILWWYLDSSQGREVANTVSMQFITGYLVEKSLSVDNIFVFLMLFSYFAVPPQYQKRALIIGIIGAIVLRTLLILAGAWLLATFHWLLYVFGAFLVVTGVKMWFAAGQEPDIATNPVLKFLKKRIRITDQFDGEKLSTLINGVKHYTPLFVVLILIGTTDIIFAVDSIPAIFAITSDPFIVLTANIFAILGLRALYFLLADLADRFHLLAYGLALVLVFIGGKMLLIDFVKIPIGYALLVTATLIAGSIFLSLRNSGEAAKGAPPALPPKA, via the coding sequence ATGGAAACAATCGGAACGTGGTGGATGTGGGCGGGATTTGCCGTCTTCGTGGTCATCGCCATTGGCGTGGACCTGCTGGTCATGGAGCGCCAGGGCGCGCACAAGGTCACCATGGGCGAGGCCGCGCGCTGGAGCCTGTTGTGGTTCTCGCTGGCCTTTGTGTTCGTGGCCATTCTGTGGTGGTACCTGGACAGCAGCCAGGGCCGCGAGGTCGCCAACACGGTGTCCATGCAGTTCATCACCGGCTACCTGGTGGAGAAGAGCCTGTCGGTGGACAACATCTTCGTCTTCCTGATGCTGTTCAGCTACTTTGCCGTGCCGCCGCAGTACCAAAAGCGCGCGCTCATCATCGGCATCATCGGCGCCATCGTGCTGCGCACGCTGCTCATCCTGGCAGGCGCCTGGCTGCTGGCCACCTTCCACTGGCTGCTGTATGTGTTCGGTGCGTTCCTGGTCGTCACCGGCGTGAAGATGTGGTTTGCCGCTGGGCAGGAGCCTGACATCGCCACCAACCCGGTGCTCAAGTTCCTGAAAAAGCGCATCCGCATCACCGACCAGTTCGATGGTGAAAAGCTCTCCACCCTGATCAACGGCGTCAAGCACTACACGCCCTTGTTCGTGGTGCTGATCCTGATCGGCACGACCGACATCATCTTTGCGGTGGATAGCATCCCGGCCATCTTCGCCATCACCAGCGACCCGTTCATCGTGCTCACAGCCAACATCTTTGCCATCCTGGGCCTGCGTGCGCTGTACTTCCTGCTGGCAGACCTGGCCGACCGCTTCCACCTGCTGGCCTACGGCCTGGCACTGGTCCTGGTCTTCATCGGCGGCAAGATGTTGCTCATCGACTTTGTGAAGATTCCGATTGGCTATGCGTTGCTGGTCACGGCCACGCTGATCGCCGGGTCGATCTTCCTGTCGCTGCGCAATTCGGGCGAGGCGGCCAAGGGCGCCCCACCCGCACTGCCCCCCAAGGCCTGA
- a CDS encoding LysR family transcriptional regulator, whose product MSQSFNYRHLFYFWVVAKEGGIARAAERLDMAVQTISAQVRELEKSLGVSLLRTEGRNLVLTDAGVAALHEADHIFALGELLPVRVREAATGQTLRLNLGISDGIAKLAVHRLLTPVLDEPHLRLLCHEGEFQPLLGELALHKLDAVLADRSAPPNPALRTTSQLLGTSAIAWYAPPLWAEAAANNFPHSLAVVPVLLPTDHAAMRARIDHWLERERIRPHIAGEFEDSALLSTFAATGMGVMPAPVSLGEHLAQTHGLVQVGTAPDVQEQFHLIYSARKVMHPLLTRLLEAGQGGSLLN is encoded by the coding sequence ATGAGCCAGAGCTTCAACTACCGCCATCTTTTTTACTTCTGGGTGGTGGCCAAGGAGGGCGGCATTGCCCGCGCCGCCGAGCGGCTGGACATGGCCGTGCAGACCATCAGCGCCCAGGTGCGCGAGCTGGAAAAGTCGCTGGGCGTGAGCCTGCTGCGCACCGAGGGCCGCAACCTGGTGCTGACCGACGCGGGCGTGGCCGCGCTGCACGAGGCCGATCACATCTTTGCGCTGGGCGAGCTGCTGCCCGTGCGCGTGCGCGAGGCCGCCACAGGCCAGACGCTGCGGCTGAACCTGGGCATCTCCGACGGCATTGCCAAGCTGGCCGTGCACCGGCTGCTGACCCCCGTGCTGGACGAGCCCCACCTTCGCCTGCTGTGCCACGAGGGCGAGTTCCAGCCCCTCTTGGGCGAGCTGGCGCTGCACAAGCTCGACGCCGTGCTGGCCGACCGCTCCGCGCCGCCCAACCCGGCCCTGCGTACCACCAGCCAGCTGCTGGGCACGAGTGCGATTGCCTGGTATGCGCCGCCGCTGTGGGCCGAGGCGGCGGCCAACAACTTCCCGCACAGCCTGGCCGTGGTGCCCGTGCTGCTGCCCACCGACCACGCCGCCATGCGCGCGCGCATCGACCACTGGCTTGAGCGCGAGCGCATCCGCCCGCACATTGCCGGGGAGTTTGAAGACAGCGCCCTCTTGAGCACCTTTGCCGCCACCGGCATGGGCGTGATGCCCGCGCCGGTCTCGCTGGGCGAGCACCTGGCCCAGACCCACGGGCTGGTGCAGGTGGGCACCGCACCCGACGTGCAGGAGCAGTTCCACCTGATCTACAGCGCGCGCAAGGTGATGCACCCGCTGCTCACGCGGCTGCTGGAGGCGGGACAGGGTGGATCGCTACTGAATTGA
- a CDS encoding sulfatase: MKTHSRPNIIFIVADDLGYADLGCYGGREAAFGPVSPVLDQLAANGLKLTQGYSNSPVCSPTRFALMTARYQYRLRGAAEEPINSKSRGSTTLGLPPEHPTLPSLLRASGYRTALMGKWHLGYPPAFGPLRSGYEEFFGPMSGGVDYFTHCSSNGAHDLYLGEEEKQQDGYLTDLITDHALDYVQRMAPGAQAGTPFFLSLHYTAPHWPWETRDDEALAQEVKTNLFHLHGGNIETYRRMIHHMDEGIGRIMALLEAKGLARDTLVVFTSDNGGERFSDNWPLVGGKMDLTEGGIRVPWIAHWPAVIAPGGVSAQTCMTMDWSATMLDAAGAATHTDYPLDGRSLMPLLRDASLHDEPPLFWRMNHRGQRAMRQGVWKYLRVDGNDYLFNLADDERERANRAPVEPDRLRAMRAAWEAWNASMPAIPDDATVSLGYSVKDMPQR; encoded by the coding sequence ATGAAAACGCACTCCCGCCCCAATATCATCTTCATCGTTGCCGACGACCTCGGCTATGCCGACCTGGGCTGCTATGGCGGCCGCGAAGCAGCGTTTGGCCCGGTGTCGCCGGTGCTTGACCAGCTGGCGGCCAACGGCCTCAAGCTCACGCAGGGCTATTCCAATTCGCCCGTCTGCTCGCCCACACGTTTTGCGCTGATGACGGCGCGCTACCAATACCGCCTGCGCGGCGCGGCCGAAGAGCCCATCAACAGCAAAAGCCGGGGCAGCACCACGCTGGGCCTGCCACCCGAGCACCCCACGCTGCCGTCGCTGCTGCGCGCATCGGGCTATCGCACGGCGCTGATGGGCAAGTGGCATCTGGGCTACCCGCCTGCGTTCGGGCCGCTGCGCTCGGGCTATGAAGAGTTCTTCGGCCCCATGTCGGGCGGGGTGGACTACTTCACCCACTGCAGCTCCAATGGCGCCCACGACCTGTACCTGGGTGAGGAGGAAAAGCAGCAGGACGGCTACCTCACCGACCTCATCACCGACCATGCGCTCGACTATGTGCAGCGCATGGCGCCGGGCGCGCAGGCCGGCACGCCGTTCTTTTTGAGCCTGCACTACACCGCGCCCCACTGGCCGTGGGAGACGCGCGACGACGAGGCGCTGGCGCAGGAGGTGAAGACGAACCTGTTCCACCTGCACGGCGGCAACATCGAGACCTACCGCCGCATGATCCACCACATGGACGAGGGCATCGGCCGCATCATGGCGCTGCTGGAGGCAAAGGGCCTGGCGCGCGACACGCTGGTGGTGTTTACCAGCGACAACGGTGGCGAGCGCTTCTCGGACAACTGGCCGCTGGTGGGCGGCAAGATGGACCTGACCGAAGGCGGCATCCGCGTGCCCTGGATTGCCCACTGGCCTGCGGTGATTGCGCCGGGCGGCGTGAGCGCGCAGACCTGCATGACCATGGACTGGTCCGCCACCATGCTCGACGCCGCAGGCGCCGCCACGCATACGGACTACCCGCTGGACGGCCGCTCGCTGATGCCGCTGCTGCGCGATGCCAGCCTGCACGACGAGCCCCCGCTGTTCTGGCGCATGAACCACCGGGGCCAGCGCGCCATGCGCCAGGGCGTGTGGAAGTACCTGCGGGTGGACGGCAACGACTACCTGTTCAACCTGGCCGACGACGAACGCGAGCGCGCCAACCGTGCGCCTGTGGAGCCCGACCGCCTGCGGGCCATGCGCGCCGCGTGGGAGGCGTGGAATGCGTCCATGCCCGCCATCCCCGACGATGCGACGGTGAGCCTGGGGTATTCGGTGAAGGACATGCCGCAGCGCTGA
- a CDS encoding Bug family tripartite tricarboxylate transporter substrate binding protein, with product MRKPLAVVLTAALALCATLAQAQDTPLRIVVGYAPGGATDRVARIVADKLGTKLGTPVIVENKTGAGGRLSAQAVKAAPANQPTLLLANPAVMLVAPLVFPDAGYDPERDFRPVSHVNSYEFGVAVGSAVPVKELPHLMAWLKANPDKANFGVPATGSLPHFFGLMVGDAAKVRAEVVGYRGSAPLLNDLLGGQVPVAFDTFDTLLPQHEAGKIRILAVSSAKRSALAPQIPTFKEAGMDLAATGWNTFFAPMSMPKAQAERLAGLIHEVMKDPDTQRKFATAKMEPVVATMAQTEAMLKAYRAQWAPVVQRSGFKP from the coding sequence ATGCGCAAACCCCTTGCTGTTGTGCTGACCGCCGCACTCGCCCTGTGCGCCACCCTGGCCCAGGCGCAGGACACCCCGCTGCGCATCGTGGTGGGCTACGCCCCCGGCGGCGCGACCGACCGTGTGGCCCGCATCGTGGCCGACAAGCTGGGTACCAAGCTTGGCACGCCCGTGATCGTGGAGAACAAGACCGGCGCGGGTGGCCGCCTGTCGGCCCAGGCTGTCAAAGCCGCGCCTGCCAACCAGCCCACGCTGCTGCTGGCCAACCCCGCCGTGATGCTGGTGGCGCCGCTGGTCTTCCCTGACGCGGGCTACGACCCGGAGCGCGACTTCCGCCCCGTGAGCCACGTCAACAGCTACGAATTTGGCGTGGCCGTGGGCAGCGCCGTCCCGGTCAAAGAGCTGCCGCACCTCATGGCCTGGCTCAAGGCCAACCCGGACAAGGCCAACTTCGGCGTGCCCGCCACGGGCAGCCTGCCGCACTTTTTTGGCCTGATGGTGGGCGACGCCGCCAAGGTGCGCGCCGAAGTGGTGGGCTACCGGGGCTCGGCCCCCCTGCTCAACGACCTGCTGGGCGGCCAGGTGCCCGTGGCGTTCGATACGTTTGACACCCTGCTGCCCCAGCACGAGGCGGGCAAGATCCGCATCCTGGCCGTGTCGAGCGCCAAGCGCAGCGCGCTGGCACCCCAGATTCCTACGTTCAAGGAAGCCGGCATGGACCTGGCCGCCACCGGCTGGAACACCTTCTTTGCCCCCATGAGCATGCCCAAGGCGCAGGCCGAGCGCCTGGCAGGCCTGATACATGAGGTGATGAAAGACCCAGACACCCAGCGCAAGTTCGCAACCGCCAAGATGGAGCCCGTGGTAGCGACCATGGCGCAGACCGAAGCCATGCTCAAGGCCTACCGCGCGCAGTGGGCGCCGGTCGTGCAGCGCTCGGGTTTCAAACCTTGA
- a CDS encoding MarR family transcriptional regulator, giving the protein MPAPAPKPPAAPGHRLAHPQAANDLLMYRLNRLIAVAGSLVVRLCEGGYGITRREWGLMMMLAQHPGMPPAELAQRLGLDRARTSRAITSLLTKKLITRDAMPGDRRQAQLSLTAAGQAVHDELFPQVKALNQELLAGLSTEAVAGLDQALADMQRRAEALVATRTDVPRTYRLRGGRHVD; this is encoded by the coding sequence ATGCCTGCCCCGGCCCCCAAACCACCCGCCGCGCCCGGCCACCGGCTGGCCCACCCGCAGGCCGCCAACGACCTGCTGATGTACCGCCTCAACCGCCTGATCGCGGTGGCGGGCAGCCTGGTGGTGCGGCTGTGCGAAGGCGGCTACGGCATCACCCGCCGCGAGTGGGGGCTGATGATGATGCTGGCGCAGCACCCCGGCATGCCCCCGGCCGAGCTGGCCCAGCGCCTGGGGCTGGACCGGGCCCGCACCTCGCGCGCCATCACCTCGCTGCTGACCAAGAAGCTCATCACCCGCGACGCCATGCCTGGCGACCGGCGCCAGGCCCAGTTGTCACTCACCGCGGCGGGCCAGGCCGTGCACGACGAGCTGTTTCCGCAGGTCAAGGCGCTCAACCAGGAACTGCTGGCCGGGCTCAGTACCGAGGCGGTGGCAGGCCTGGACCAGGCGCTGGCCGACATGCAGCGGCGTGCCGAAGCGCTGGTTGCCACCCGCACCGACGTGCCGCGCACCTACCGGCTGCGCGGTGGACGGCATGTGGATTGA